In Ctenopharyngodon idella isolate HZGC_01 chromosome 2, HZGC01, whole genome shotgun sequence, the following are encoded in one genomic region:
- the LOC127495874 gene encoding NACHT, LRR and PYD domains-containing protein 1 homolog isoform X4 — MEILDADKDCWEIKRKRKHEEHQESADADVLHTKSRTTRPTSIMKVRRAETEPSIFSTEFGSLPSQTGFRKFVRQYKLSVKQKHDSEWSFLSGEQESLYALYTEPLIIQKNEDGCFKNTHVYEFFQLGGAVTVILQGDSGSGKSFIAQKIMLDWASEMFSASRFDLVFYLRCEELMCISEEINLIELLSYSCSLTSDQISQMLQQLPENVLFIIDGFDELKLTQVIYEMSAHTHPLQKAPPEVILCGLIRKYLIPESILLVTTRTKNTVNKLLKGKQCFTEIMSFSEKKVEEYFQKFFRKEYDCVRANETLFTACSIPVICWIISEMFRVGANVTSGLETTTSIYIDFVSTLLEHHCQGLSRSVPTLLRSLGQLAERGMLEQQVLFDEKSIKETVSDPADSPFLCKFLSRRRIHQETMFSFMHHSFQEFFTALYYVLLDEEESQRKVTELLNTVERGWALSCWSDRDFSMADVKIRHAKLLQPVILFLCGLCKKDGIATFIEKYNMAVSSNIGTQLKEWLHQCSQRYQNEHMLFILHCLYELHDKSFVGKVLEGLILIDLSTLPLKMTDCWVLKYCLQCCEHIENLKLHVTSENLKMLQPELYCCEELWLMMNCIPDDDVGLISSAGKGKILNKLIIKELGNRGSVFCPEITLSVRDEDITLSLSTSEIIETSLKTELTLTRPNSVVSTINWVKSQNESELYMFNLFDLEEKGLRLLTFLQSVFDLKKVCLQASDLTTFGPLILSLIQACPSLIELSINFRYPFMVQIMSLKESLRQMGWTLTVWGESVLIQQEGERFTEEELKVNREKSECRIGESSDSVTYSSLRDESSSAQSSSEDAEVFTPELLQGDDEKHKKTYRFVCPHAGQFQCSLTNLVFVMEGEGEVLYKTVSWDPRLLDGLGQMQPAGPLYNIDCFHGSVSRLHLQHCEIFTEENKDGLAVAHLTGGNIAIMQPLQVTETHVMIDIRDLSIFGLIKRMIFPPSPVAAQVLVFLRPITFRQRENILDVHLLPWNVPLSERHRFSDDVFTGRRTGQPVTHMRS, encoded by the exons ATGGAGATTCTGGACGCTGACA AGGACTGTTGGGAGAttaagagaaagagaaaacatgAAGAACATCAGGAGTCAGCAGATGCAGATG TCCTCCATACCAAATCGAGGACAACTAGACCTACGTCCATCATGAAAGTAAGAAGGGCTGAAACTGAA ccGTCTATTTTCTCTACTGAATTTGGAAGTTTACCCAGCCAGACAG gattTCGGAAGTTTGTACGTCAGTACAAGTTGTCAGTCAAACAGAAGCATGACAGTGAGTGGAGCTTCCTGTCTGGTGAACAAGAGTCATTGTATGCTCTGTATACTGAACCACTGATCATTCAGAAAAATGAAGATGGCTGTTTTAAAAACACCCATGTGTACGAGTTTTTCCAGTTGGGTGGGGCAGTGACTGTCATTCTCCAAGGCGACTCTGGCAGTGGCAAATCCTTCATAGCACAAAAGATCATGTTGGACTGGGCATCTGAAATGTTTTCTGCTAGTCGTTTTGATCTAGTTTTCTATCTGAGGTGTGAAGAGCTGATGTGTATTTCTGAGGAGATTAACTTAATTGAGCTCTTGAGCTACAGCTGCAGTTTAACATCTGATCAGATCTCACAGATGTTACAGCAGTTACCAGAGAATGTGCTTTTCATCATTGATGGATTTGATGAGTTGAAACTCACACAGGTAATTTATGAAATGTCAGCACACACTCATCCACTTCAAAAAGCACCACCTGAGGTCATTCTTTGTGGCCTAATAAGGAAATACCTCATCCCTGAGTCCATACTGCTGGTTACCACCAGAACTAAGAACACTGTGAACAAGCTGCTGAAAGGAAAACAGTGTTTCACTGAGATCATGAGTTTCTCTGAGAAGAAGGTGGAGGAGTACTTCCAGAAGTTCTTTAGGAAAGAGTATGACTGTGTGAGAGCAAATGAAACCCTTTTCACTGCCTGTTCCATTCCTGTTATCTGCTGGATCATCAGTGAGATGTTCAGAGTTGGTGCAAATGTAACAAGTGGACTGGAAACCACCACCTCCATCTACATTGACTTTGTATCCACTCTACTGGAGCATCACTGCCAGGGTTTGAGCAGGTCCGTCCCGACCCTGCTGAGGAGTCTGGGTCAGCTGGCAGAGAGAGGGATGCTGGAACAGCAAGTCTTGTTTGATGAGAAAAGTATAAAAGAAACAGTTTCAGACCCTGCTGACAGTCCATTCCTGTGCAAGTTCCTCTCTAGGAGAAGAATCCATCAGGAAACGATGTTCAGTTTCATGCATCACAGCTTTCAGGAGTTCTTCACTGCTCTGTACTATGTCCTTCTGGATGAAGAAGAGTCCCAGAGGAAAGTGACAGAGCTTCTTAACACTGTAGAGAGAGGATGGGCTTTGTCCTGTTGGTCTGATAGAGACTTTTCAATGGCAGATGTAAAAATAAGACATGCAAAGCTTCTGCAGCCTGTGATTCTGTTCCTCTGTGGTCTCTGTAAGAAAGATGGGATCGCCACATTCATTGAAAAGTACAACATGGCAGTTTCTAGCAACATAGGAACCCAGCTTAAGGAGTGGCTCCATCAGTGCTCACAGAGATATCAAAATGAACACATGTTGTTCATTCTCCATTGTCTCTATGAGCTCCATGACAAGAGCTTTGTTGGGAAAGTTTTGGAAGGTTTAATTTTGATAGATCTGTCTACTTTGCCTCTGAAAATGACAGACTGTTGGGTGTTGAAGTACTGTTTACAGTGCTGTGAACACATCGAAAACCTGAAACTCCATGTAACATCTGAAAATCTGAAGATGCTTCAGCCTGAACTGTACTGCTGTGAAGAGTTATG GTTGATGATGAATTGCATTCCAGATGATGATGTTGGTTTGATTTCATCTGCTGGCAAAGGAAAGATTCTCAATAAATTGAT TATAAAGGAGCTTGGAAACCGTGGAAGTGTATTCTGCCCAGAGATCACTCTGTCGGTCAGAGATGAAGACATCAC GTTGTCTTTGAGCACATCAGAGATCATAGAAACATCATTAAAGACGGAATTAACTCTAACCCGTCCAAACTCAGTGGTTTCCACCATCAACTGGGTGAAATCACAGAACGAGTCGGAATTGTACATGTTTAATCTTTT TGATCTTGAGGAAAAGGGACTTCGTCTGTTGACGTTCCTGCAATCAGTGTTTGATTTGAAGAAAGTCTGTCTGCAGGCCTCAGATCTGACTACATTTGGCCCTTTAATCCTGTCCCTTATTCAGGCCTGTCCCAGCCTGATTGAACTCAG TATAAATTTTAGATATCCATTCATGGTGCAAATCATGTCCCTGAAGGAATCATTGAGGCAGATGGGTTGGACTCTGACTGT CTGGGGGGAATCAGTATTGATTCAACAAGAAGGGGAGAGATTCACAGAGGAGGAGCTGAAGGTGAATAGAGAAAAGAGTGAGTGCAGAA TAGGAGAGAGTTCAGATTCTGTGACTTATTCATCATTAAGAGATGAATCATCATCAGCACAATCA TCCTCAGAAGATGCAGAAGTGTTTACACCTGAACTACTTCAGGGAGATGATgagaaacacaagaaaacaTATAG GTTTGTGTGTCCACATGCtggtcagtttcagtgcagtctGACCAACCTTGTGTTTGTGATGGAGGGTGAAGGAGAGGTGCTCTATAAAACTGTCTCATGGGATCCTCGTCTGTTAGATGGTTTGGGTCAGATGCAGCCTGCAGGACCCTTGTACAACATTGACTGTTTTCATGGTTCAGTCTCAAGACTGCACCTTCAACACTGTGAAATATTCACTG AGGAAAACAAGGATGGTTTGGCTGTAGCACATTTAACTGGCGGTAATATAGCAATAATGCAGCCTCTCCAAGTGACTGAAACTCATGTGATGATTGACATCAGAGATCTCTCCATCTTTGGGCTCATAAAAAGGATGATCTTTCCTCCTTCCCCTGTTGCTGCCCAAGTGCTTGTCTTTCTGCGTCCGATAACTTTCAGACAAAGAGAAAACATACTGGATGTCCATTTGCTCCCGTGGAATGTTCCACTGTCAGag CGACATcgcttctctgatgatgtgtttactggcaggaggacgggacaacctgtcactcacatgagatcatag
- the LOC127495874 gene encoding NACHT, LRR and PYD domains-containing protein 1 homolog isoform X3, translated as MEILDADKDCWEIKRKRKHEEHQESADADVLHTKSRTTRPTSIMKVRRAETEPSIFSTEFGSLPSQTGFRKFVRQYKLSVKQKHDSEWSFLSGEQESLYALYTEPLIIQKNEDGCFKNTHVYEFFQLGGAVTVILQGDSGSGKSFIAQKIMLDWASEMFSASRFDLVFYLRCEELMCISEEINLIELLSYSCSLTSDQISQMLQQLPENVLFIIDGFDELKLTQVIYEMSAHTHPLQKAPPEVILCGLIRKYLIPESILLVTTRTKNTVNKLLKGKQCFTEIMSFSEKKVEEYFQKFFRKEYDCVRANETLFTACSIPVICWIISEMFRVGANVTSGLETTTSIYIDFVSTLLEHHCQGLSRSVPTLLRSLGQLAERGMLEQQVLFDEKSIKETVSDPADSPFLCKFLSRRRIHQETMFSFMHHSFQEFFTALYYVLLDEEESQRKVTELLNTVERGWALSCWSDRDFSMADVKIRHAKLLQPVILFLCGLCKKDGIATFIEKYNMAVSSNIGTQLKEWLHQCSQRYQNEHMLFILHCLYELHDKSFVGKVLEGLILIDLSTLPLKMTDCWVLKYCLQCCEHIENLKLHVTSENLKMLQPELYCCEELWLMMNCIPDDDVGLISSAGKGKILNKLIIKELGNRGSVFCPEITLSVRDEDITLSLSTSEIIETSLKTELTLTRPNSVVSTINWVKSQNESELYMFNLFDLEEKGLRLLTFLQSVFDLKKVCLQASDLTTFGPLILSLIQACPSLIELSINFRYPFMVQIMSLKESLRQMGWTLTVWGESVLIQQEGERFTEEELKVNREKSECRIGESSDSVTYSSLRDESSSAQSSSEDAEVFTPELLQGDDEKHKKTYRFVCPHAGQFQCSLTNLVFVMEGEGEVLYKTVSWDPRLLDGLGQMQPAGPLYNIDCFHGSVSRLHLQHCEIFTEENKDGLAVAHLTGGNIAIMQPLQVTETHVMIDIRDLSIFGLIKRMIFPPSPVAAQVLVFLRPITFRQRENILDVHLLPWNVPLSELLTPLRSRTSMQKIHTLKPVQSVLLLREQNTVCVVNQRDLQCSQRLRCLSVILVQTIMPHLKCL; from the exons ATGGAGATTCTGGACGCTGACA AGGACTGTTGGGAGAttaagagaaagagaaaacatgAAGAACATCAGGAGTCAGCAGATGCAGATG TCCTCCATACCAAATCGAGGACAACTAGACCTACGTCCATCATGAAAGTAAGAAGGGCTGAAACTGAA ccGTCTATTTTCTCTACTGAATTTGGAAGTTTACCCAGCCAGACAG gattTCGGAAGTTTGTACGTCAGTACAAGTTGTCAGTCAAACAGAAGCATGACAGTGAGTGGAGCTTCCTGTCTGGTGAACAAGAGTCATTGTATGCTCTGTATACTGAACCACTGATCATTCAGAAAAATGAAGATGGCTGTTTTAAAAACACCCATGTGTACGAGTTTTTCCAGTTGGGTGGGGCAGTGACTGTCATTCTCCAAGGCGACTCTGGCAGTGGCAAATCCTTCATAGCACAAAAGATCATGTTGGACTGGGCATCTGAAATGTTTTCTGCTAGTCGTTTTGATCTAGTTTTCTATCTGAGGTGTGAAGAGCTGATGTGTATTTCTGAGGAGATTAACTTAATTGAGCTCTTGAGCTACAGCTGCAGTTTAACATCTGATCAGATCTCACAGATGTTACAGCAGTTACCAGAGAATGTGCTTTTCATCATTGATGGATTTGATGAGTTGAAACTCACACAGGTAATTTATGAAATGTCAGCACACACTCATCCACTTCAAAAAGCACCACCTGAGGTCATTCTTTGTGGCCTAATAAGGAAATACCTCATCCCTGAGTCCATACTGCTGGTTACCACCAGAACTAAGAACACTGTGAACAAGCTGCTGAAAGGAAAACAGTGTTTCACTGAGATCATGAGTTTCTCTGAGAAGAAGGTGGAGGAGTACTTCCAGAAGTTCTTTAGGAAAGAGTATGACTGTGTGAGAGCAAATGAAACCCTTTTCACTGCCTGTTCCATTCCTGTTATCTGCTGGATCATCAGTGAGATGTTCAGAGTTGGTGCAAATGTAACAAGTGGACTGGAAACCACCACCTCCATCTACATTGACTTTGTATCCACTCTACTGGAGCATCACTGCCAGGGTTTGAGCAGGTCCGTCCCGACCCTGCTGAGGAGTCTGGGTCAGCTGGCAGAGAGAGGGATGCTGGAACAGCAAGTCTTGTTTGATGAGAAAAGTATAAAAGAAACAGTTTCAGACCCTGCTGACAGTCCATTCCTGTGCAAGTTCCTCTCTAGGAGAAGAATCCATCAGGAAACGATGTTCAGTTTCATGCATCACAGCTTTCAGGAGTTCTTCACTGCTCTGTACTATGTCCTTCTGGATGAAGAAGAGTCCCAGAGGAAAGTGACAGAGCTTCTTAACACTGTAGAGAGAGGATGGGCTTTGTCCTGTTGGTCTGATAGAGACTTTTCAATGGCAGATGTAAAAATAAGACATGCAAAGCTTCTGCAGCCTGTGATTCTGTTCCTCTGTGGTCTCTGTAAGAAAGATGGGATCGCCACATTCATTGAAAAGTACAACATGGCAGTTTCTAGCAACATAGGAACCCAGCTTAAGGAGTGGCTCCATCAGTGCTCACAGAGATATCAAAATGAACACATGTTGTTCATTCTCCATTGTCTCTATGAGCTCCATGACAAGAGCTTTGTTGGGAAAGTTTTGGAAGGTTTAATTTTGATAGATCTGTCTACTTTGCCTCTGAAAATGACAGACTGTTGGGTGTTGAAGTACTGTTTACAGTGCTGTGAACACATCGAAAACCTGAAACTCCATGTAACATCTGAAAATCTGAAGATGCTTCAGCCTGAACTGTACTGCTGTGAAGAGTTATG GTTGATGATGAATTGCATTCCAGATGATGATGTTGGTTTGATTTCATCTGCTGGCAAAGGAAAGATTCTCAATAAATTGAT TATAAAGGAGCTTGGAAACCGTGGAAGTGTATTCTGCCCAGAGATCACTCTGTCGGTCAGAGATGAAGACATCAC GTTGTCTTTGAGCACATCAGAGATCATAGAAACATCATTAAAGACGGAATTAACTCTAACCCGTCCAAACTCAGTGGTTTCCACCATCAACTGGGTGAAATCACAGAACGAGTCGGAATTGTACATGTTTAATCTTTT TGATCTTGAGGAAAAGGGACTTCGTCTGTTGACGTTCCTGCAATCAGTGTTTGATTTGAAGAAAGTCTGTCTGCAGGCCTCAGATCTGACTACATTTGGCCCTTTAATCCTGTCCCTTATTCAGGCCTGTCCCAGCCTGATTGAACTCAG TATAAATTTTAGATATCCATTCATGGTGCAAATCATGTCCCTGAAGGAATCATTGAGGCAGATGGGTTGGACTCTGACTGT CTGGGGGGAATCAGTATTGATTCAACAAGAAGGGGAGAGATTCACAGAGGAGGAGCTGAAGGTGAATAGAGAAAAGAGTGAGTGCAGAA TAGGAGAGAGTTCAGATTCTGTGACTTATTCATCATTAAGAGATGAATCATCATCAGCACAATCA TCCTCAGAAGATGCAGAAGTGTTTACACCTGAACTACTTCAGGGAGATGATgagaaacacaagaaaacaTATAG GTTTGTGTGTCCACATGCtggtcagtttcagtgcagtctGACCAACCTTGTGTTTGTGATGGAGGGTGAAGGAGAGGTGCTCTATAAAACTGTCTCATGGGATCCTCGTCTGTTAGATGGTTTGGGTCAGATGCAGCCTGCAGGACCCTTGTACAACATTGACTGTTTTCATGGTTCAGTCTCAAGACTGCACCTTCAACACTGTGAAATATTCACTG AGGAAAACAAGGATGGTTTGGCTGTAGCACATTTAACTGGCGGTAATATAGCAATAATGCAGCCTCTCCAAGTGACTGAAACTCATGTGATGATTGACATCAGAGATCTCTCCATCTTTGGGCTCATAAAAAGGATGATCTTTCCTCCTTCCCCTGTTGCTGCCCAAGTGCTTGTCTTTCTGCGTCCGATAACTTTCAGACAAAGAGAAAACATACTGGATGTCCATTTGCTCCCGTGGAATGTTCCACTGTCAGag CTTCTTACTCCCTTAAGGTCAAGGACCAGCATGCAGAAAATACACACATTAAAACCAGTTCAAAGTGTACTCTTACTCCGGGAACAGAATACAGTCTGTGTTGTCAACCAGAGGGATCTACAGTGCAGCCAgag